TTTCATAGATTTCGACTATCTCCGGGTACTGCGTAAGCTCCTGGGCGACGTGGGAATACTTGCCGGCCTTGGACTTTATGAGTATAAACGCGAGAATCCTGAAGCCGAGAGAATCGGGGTCGAGAATGACGGTGAATTTCTTTATGATGCCTTTCTCTTTCAGCTTCTTTATCCTCTCGTAAACGGTCGATTC
This portion of the Thermococcus sp. Bubb.Bath genome encodes:
- a CDS encoding Lrp/AsnC family transcriptional regulator, whose amino-acid sequence is ESTVYERIKKLKEKGIIKKFTVILDPDSLGFRILAFILIKSKAGKYSHVAQELTQYPEIVEIYETTGDYDMLVKIRTGGSDELNEFLDTIGEIDGVVATHTMVVLKIHKETTELPL